The Nicotiana tomentosiformis chromosome 9, ASM39032v3, whole genome shotgun sequence genome contains the following window.
TTTGGTTTTGAATGAAACCAAATGTGTAGAGCTTCAGTAAGCTTCTCATTCCACTGCCTGGAAGCCTGCTTAAGGCCATATAAGGATTTAAAATTCTAGTATCGCCTCCAATATTGTCATTAGAAGCCTCAGAAAAAGAATCATTGTAGTTATTATACAAGCGAGTTAAAATAATTACCACATCTTCAGAATTCAATCTTCCCAACAAAGAACCAAATGCATCGGTAAGAATAAAGTTCACATACTTCATCTTGTATCTAGGATCCAACACTACAACAACAAGCAATAACATATTCATATCCCCaaacttaccccaatatttctGAAGCTTACTTTTCATTCTTTCCACCATATCATTCAAAATACGATCATCATTTTTGGTATACTTTATAATAGCATTTCGAAGATTGAAAAATTCATGGAAGAAAGAGTTGGAAGTAGCATATAAACTGCCTGAAAATTTTAAGTTGTATGATAGAAAATATTAAGAAACTTGATAAAACTTTAACATTCTTCCAGTCGTCTGCAAATGGATTTTCTCTTAAAGCACTTATTTCTCGACAATACTTTTGATACTTATGGTCATCCACATATATTTTTGTAAAGGCTTTTTCAAATTTTAGAGTTGTATCTAATATTGTATATGTGGAGTTCCATCTTGTTTCAATATCAAGACTCGCAAGACCATGAGTATCTATCTTAGTTTTCTCAACAAATTACTTGAAAGATGCAAACCTTGAAGGAGAAGACCTAACATATTTCACCGCATTTCTTACACGAAAAATAGGCTTAATTTGTTCATCTAACCTATCTTTTACAATCAAGTTCAAAATATGAGCATTGTATCTAACATGCAAAAACTCATTTCCAAGTATTACCCATTTCCAATCATCAATACGGAACTTCAAATGTTTAATGGTATCATCATTAGCACTTGCATTATTCAAGGTCACTGTAAACAAGTTCTCAATGCCCCAACCAAATAAACATGCTTTAATTCCCTTTGCGATAGTCTCACCTTTGTGATTCGGTGTTGGAAAAAAGttcaaaattttcttttataaattCTAATGATCATCTATCCAATGTGCAGTGACAACCATATAAGTTAAGTTTTGGAGTGATATTCATGTATCACTAGTGAGACATACATGTTGGTTCTTAATAAGATTTTTAagtttttccttttcttcatgATAAATCCTCAAACAATGTCTAGAAATAGTTACACGAGAAGGTAATTCAAAATTAGGTAAGGCTTTAGCCATTAATTTCTTAAATCCTTCTCCATCAACAACTCTAAAAGGTTGTTCATCAAGAATTACAAATTCGACAATCGCCCTCCTAATGTCATCCACATTATATATTACCCTTTCAGTAGCACCCGAACCACCTTCTAGCCACCCTTATTTGATAGGTTTTAATGTTGATTGTCTCTTATCAATGACTCTAAAGGGAGATTTGTGACATGTAGCATTTAAATACGACCATAACATAGTAGTCTCATTCTTGCTACCTGCAGCAAATATTTTAGGACAATAATTGTATTTTGCCTTACATTTATCTCTTTTAGCAATAAATTTGGAGAAGTGATTCCAAATCTCGGACGTCTCTCTGCCACTATTCCCAGATTTAGAATTTTCTGATGGAGTcgttctttttttcttcttaggAGGAGTGCATCGATGAGGAGTATCTTTACTTTGTTGTTGAGCTGCCACTGGCGAAGGATTATTGACAACCACCTCTGCATCTGCTCCAGAAGTTGTAGTTTCCATTCTTAGAAAGAGTTCCTGCAAATAGAACATATTCAGTTACTATTTAACTCATGGACTTTACCTTCGCATTCTGACACCAAATGACAGATGCAAAGACAATTTCATTTATGTTTTGCTTCTCATTGATGATAGTTTTTAAATTTATTGATGTAACAACCACTGGAGGAATCTACATTCTTAGAGGACGTGGAGACTTGAATGTCCTTTGGACTATCTATAATGACCTCGAATTTACACCAGCTCACACGCTGAGGAACAAAATCGCATAACAATAAGAAATACATCACTCTTAATTTTACATAGTCCATATTATTTaatcaaatgattcaaaatataagtaaaaaagTTTCAATATCTTTTTAAGTAACAGTCAATTACTCATGTTAATCATCTaagataaataaaataaataaataaattctacaaTAGGGAGGAATACAACATATTTGCAAAAAAACTCGCTAATCGAATAAATAAAAATCTTAGTTAATTGGGAAAAAGCAAGGCGTATGTATGCAGCTAAAAGAAAACATGTAAAATGAGAAAGGGTAGAGCCTTACTGATGAGAGCAAAAGAGAGTTGATAGGGTTTGAGCTAATTTGGGGTTTTTGGAATGGAACGATAAGGTTTCTTGCTTTTGGAGAAGAGGCAAAATGATtttaattgtttaaatattttagaaCAACTTTAGGACTAGTCTAGTTCTGCTTTAGGACTAGGTTTTGGTTTGGGCTCAATTATTCTTTTATGGGACagacaaaaataaatatttacatgGGCTATAAAACCAACTTAAAATATTATGCTAAATACagaaatgataaaaaaaattaagaaatatttataacttacattctaataaatatttttatctatctaatatataaaatatgtacacatgtaatgtcgggttggtttggtttcgatttgactttttttagttaatacCAAACCAACCCTATTATGACCgagttttatttttcaataccaaaccaagtcAAACCAAACCACTAGTCGGGTTTTTTTCGGGTTGACTCGGATTTTTGGGATGGTGCGGGTTATCGGTttggtttgtacacccctacccACAAAAGCTACAAATAGGTAGGAAGGGTAATTAGTTTGATGGATAGCAAAGTAAATAGGTAAGCAAGAGTAATTAGCTTGATTTTTATAGGTAATTATAGAGTTTCCCCTAATGTAAGTGTAGGTTAAAATAtactttaaatttttaattacatcgaataaaaaaaattaaaagtttaggtAGTATTTGCATTTTGTTCCTTCTTGTTTGCTACTGCCTGCCATCTTCATTAAAGCACTATTAAACTTGTATTTCTTGCactatatacaaattttattgaTAGTGCGGTGAAATCTTATCTTGTACTTTGTATTTTGGGCATTTGTACATTCTAGGATGAGATTTTTTTTTTACTCTCTATCTAACTCAATCTAGTTCATTTGTTGGTTGATTTGTGAGATGATCCAAGTTGAGATGATGAATTCAAACACTATTTTAATCTCTTGTTTGCCTGTACACAAGTTTGTATTAGTGTTAAACTAAGAACTAAATTTAATAACTCAATAAGTCGTATCATAGTGAAGTGACTTGTACGAAGGTAGGACCTCTTCAATTTTAGGGAGGTCATGAATCTCCGAAGTTTGTGTTATGTATTTTTACAAAGATATGAATTAAGTTGTTaccgttcatattttgtaattcaATGGTAAAACTCTTAATACTTGTATCCCATAAACATTTAAGATTCGATTCATAGTACTACTACTACTCGGCCCTCGCCAGAACTTTTACCTTCTATTTTGGCTTGCTGCTGCACTTTgcagaaactaagtttcaatctTCTATATATCAGGAAATGTCGAACACCCATCTCTTCAAGTTGACTTCTCCAACCAATAGATCATACGTGGATTTTCTTTCTTGTAAAGATCTCCATTAACAAGATACTATAGTTGTAGCCTGTAACATCTCTCACGGTTAACACTAAGCCTTCTGATCTGTATTTTGCAAGCATTCATCATATATTTTTATcaacaaaagataacaaaataTCTTATCTttctatttaattaataaaatatgacaCTAATTACACTGAGATAGATTATGTTGTTCAACATAAATAAAAAGGACTTGAGATTATGTAGCCAATAGTGCCTAACGTCTTGGTTTGTGCTATCATTTTATCTGTTGTCATAAGTTTGGATATACCAAAGTCACTGACTCTTGCAACCATGTCTTCTTCATCCCAAAGTATGTTACCTGGTTTTAGATCACAATGGACGACAACAAAAGAATGACCTTCATGCAAATATTCCATTGCAAAAGCCACACCAATCATGACCTTCAATCTTTGGATCAAATCCAAAAACTTGTTGTGAGAGTAAAGCAATGCATCGAGGTTTCTATTTGGCATGTACTCCAGCACCAATGCTTTATAATCGAGATTAGCACAACTACTTATTACCTTAACAAGATTTCTATGGCGCAAAACCTCACACTCCAAATCAAAACCTTTAAGATTTGGAATGTTTAGAAGGCAGAGTTCCAGAAAGCTCATTAGCTATAACTGCAATTATTTTCAAGCCGGAAATGTTGTAGAAAGATCTAGGAATTTTACCTGATATTTTCTTTGAACCAAGATATATTTCTTTCATATTAACaagatttccaaattctatatgaATTTTTCCATTAAGATTATTGGCACCAATATCCATCATCACCAAAGTAGATAAACTCCCCATAGAAGGTGAAATTACCCACCAAATCGTTTTTTATTCTTTGAATTGCTGGCAGATTTTGAATTTCACTTGGAATATTTTCTGAAAATTTATATCAGATTTTTGGAGTTGTTAGCCAAATTGTTATTTTGTAGTATAAAGAAACTAGACCAAACTATATTATTGTTTAGTTATTCCAAGAAAATGTACAGGCAGGGACTTGTGGAGTGGAGATAATTAGTACCAGTAATGGAATGGTTGGGACTTTCTGAGGTGAATGGGGAACCTACTAAGTCTTTAGATATTGCAGCCTACAAGGTGACGTATACAGGGAGATTTCTTTTTGCAATTGCTATATATGGAGTATTTGAGTCGGGGCTTAAATGGACTGAAAGATGAAAAAGAGTTTAAATTTCATCCCAAATTAGGCATCACTCACTTAAGTTTTGCAGATAATCTTCTACTCTTTGCCAAAGGAGACAGTAAATGTATGCACTTGCTACATGACAGATTTGGTATATTGTCAGCTGCTTGTGGATTAGAAGCAAAATTGGCTAAAAGTTGTGTGTATTTTGGGGGTATGGATAATTATGAGATAAGGAAAATATTGCAGACTGTGATATGTAAAGGAGAGATTTCATTTAAATACCTGGGGATTCCAAGAAACTGAACTTGGTGCAGTGGCAACCTCTCATTGAAAAGATAGTGACAAAGATATTATCATGGACTGCAAAAAAGTTTTCTTGTGCGGGTAGGACTCAACTGTAATTTTTGGTATACAGTCAGTCTTATTGGGCACAACACAAGTGTTCATTAATCTACCTAAAATGCACTTCAAGTGTCTGATGTATCATAATACTGCTCGACCAAGGGCAATTTTTTCTCTTCTCTAATGTGGTTATAGGTGCTGGGAAGGTAACTCATAGTGGACAGATTAGAGAAGTGGGGGATAACAGTTGATCCAATATGCTCAATGTGTAAAACAGACAAGGAATCACTTATTCAGTTTTGCTGAGAGTTTATGGGTTCATTAAGTTGATGCAATGGCTTCAGATATAACACTCACCTAGGAATAATTTGAATCAAATACTCAAGATAGTTTATGCAGAATATATCCAAACTTTGTGGACTGAAAGAAACACTAGAATCTTTGAGAAGAAAGAGAAACGGATCAACGACATTGCAAAGAAATTGCTTTGTGTGAGAGCAGAAGGAGCATATTACAAGGGCTGAAATTCTAGGCTACAAGTTCATATGATTTCTGTGAGATAAAATACTGCAGATGTTGTAGATGTTTACTTGTTTCAGTAATGTTCGATTTTTTTTAAGAACAACAGACTGTGTTTGGTCTAGCCAGGTTTGTAAATATATACTTGGTGATTAATAAAATTTCTAATCACCAAAAAACATGATGTACATGCAATGAACGTATTGACCATATTTGGTTTAGTATTTAGTATTTTGTCAGCAAAAATGATACTAAAATAGATGGATATCAGTGTGGATATCCTACACTATAGTTTATTCTAACACAAGAACCTTATAAAATCTGGTGGTCGTTATAGTCTTAGTATTTAGTATTTTGTCAGCAAAAATGCTACTAAAATAGATGGATATCAGTGTGGATATCCTACACTACAGTTTATGCTAACACAAGAACCTTATAAAATCTGGTGGTCGTTATAGTCTTTTGTCTGTTTGACTTAGAAAAGTCCTATGAAGCAGCAATTTCCCTAAagcttttcttttctatttttttttccagaaatAGAGCTTAAAGAGTCAAATTAAGTAAGtactaattaaatattaattcttcAATCGTAAGAACAAGGAAATCCATTTGTTTTTTCTTTCCTCCTTGTAACTTGGCTTGGCCTAAGAAATTGACTAAAGGCTAGTGGTAGGCAAGACTCAAGTACATTCAAGATTTTAACGTAATGAGTAACCGAATCCACTTTCAACGCTCTAGGCAAGAATGTAGTTGCAGAAGGTGTTTAACCAAAAAGTATAATTTTCGGTTAAACCTTTATATTTATGTAATGATGtgttaaacctagttaataataatatttctaaaTGCAGATCTTGAAAATACGGATAATATAGGGTTGATCCAGTGGGGAGCTAATGATATTGTGCATTAAATATTCCAAAAGCATGAGCAATAATGGAggagtaactagcaataaataataataaatgacatttaagtaaatagaaggaatgattcacccaataatgaaTGACTTAGATGATTGTTCCTCCTCACAATGATGCGTGATAGATAAATCCCAGAATGTTCGAAATATTTTTGGATCTGATGGATGTTCCTTCTTCGTCGACCGACGGGAGGGGTAAAGGCATTGCCGAGGACGGCTATGAGACGGGCTCTAACCTTGACGCCGAAGAGGTGAGGATGATGGGGGAAGGGTTCACCTGGCTTGAAGTGAGATTGGAGGGGTCTACGCGGACCATTGCGGTCCCAATGGATCGAGACTTGTTGGTCGATACGGAGAATGTGGTTCCTTTGCTTGGTCCCCTCTGTTCCGGCATGGAGGGTAAAACCCGCGAAAAGCTGGATGATGCTACCTTATCAAGGAGCATAGCCGGCCTCGCTCTCAGGGTAAGCTTTTTgatttcttttgttcttttttcatcaatttttagGCTTCGTTCTTACTCaccattttatttttcttcctttttcagACTGTGACTTTGGAGATTGAAAGCGCTCGAAGAGAGGAGAGGCATAAGGCTATCTTTCTGAAGGTGGAGCGAAAATATCGTGAGTACCGTGGCAAGTACCGCGAGATCTATAGACGGTTCGGTAAGTGCGGCAATttccagactctccgagatgaaCTGAAGGAGAAGGTTAACGAGTTGGTAAGAGTCATCGGAAAATGCAGTGTTCTTGAGGGGGCGCTAAGGGATAAAGAAGAAGAACTTGAGGTGAGCAAGGGGGTCGAGGCCCAATGTGGCGATCTTCAAGCCCAAGTTGTCTCGCTGCACGTCGAGCTCGAGGAGTATCAAATCAAAGCAGACGCTCTTAGTGGCAAGGTCGCTGAGAAGGCAGCGGATCTAGAGAAGGCGGAGTTGGCCCGGTTGGAGGCTTCGATAAAAGTAGAGGCTTTGGAGATCGTGATCCGCATTCTTTATTCTGAGCGGGAGAGTACCTTGGAAACGCCAAACTCAGATATGAGCGGTTTGATGAACGGATAGGGGAGATGGAAAAAGAAGCTTCAGTCCTTTGTGATCGAATTGCTGCTCTCGAGGTCGAGAAGGCACAATTATTAGCCTAATCATCTTCTTCTCACACTTCTGTGTTTCCTGATGTTCCAAGGGATTTGTACGAGGAATCGATTCACGTCGAAGCCCAGCTATATATATTTAGAGATCTGCGGGAACTGTTTCAGAGGCCGTCTTCGAGGATGCTCGTGTTAAGGCATGTAGAGCTCGAGTTGCTTGTGGCTACGATCCTTCTACACCGGAGGCCGGTGATGACTAGGAGGATGCATGCGTGGATCGGATTGAAGAGGACGCCTGGTATCAGAATGATAAGGCGATCAAGTTTATGGCGTTGTTGGGCCAGGCGGCGATTAGTAgtttttcctttccttctttttTATTTAGCTGCCGGCTTGTGCATTTTTTGTGGGCGTCTTTTCAAGCCTTTGTAAAACatattctaagtatgaaataCTAGTTCTGTTACTCGTACCTGATTCTTTTTCTTCTGTGCGAATTTGTATGCTTTTTGATTTTGTTGCTTGGTTGACTTAGTCGTAATAACTTAGCTCAAGTAGGTTGAACGGGGTTGAAACAAAACCTAGGTTTGATAGTTgccgagggccagtaggtgttagttcgaacaaggtcaaaTATATCGTATGTTTATTTAGGGCCAAGGGCCAATTAGATGTTTATTCATACGAGGTCGAATACAACCTATACTTGATTATAGGCCGAGGGCCAATTAGGTGtcgattcgaacgaggtcgaatataactgATACTAAGTTATGGCCGAAggccgattaggtgttgattcgaatgAGGTCAAATATAACCTATACTCAGTTATGGAAGAAGGCTGATTAagtgttgattcgaacgaggtcgaatataatcGATACTTAGTTATGGCCGAAGGCCGATTAAgtattgattcgaacgaggtcggatgtaacctatacttagttatggccaaaggccgattaggtgttgattcgaacgaggtcgaatataacctgtACTTAGTTATGGCCGAAGGCCGATTAGGTATTGAggcgaacgaggtcgaatgtaacctataCTTATTTATGGCCGAAGGCCGATTAgatgttgattcgaacgaggtcgaatataacatGTACTTAGTTATGACCGAGGGCCAATTAGGTGTTGAGGCAACATTACTTTGGCTGTATGTTTGGAGAAAATATGATTAAACTTCATGCACTTGTGCTTTGTtcatacacttggagaaatttacatatttttcgggctggcattccagtcccagtttatctagtcccttcattggtcaaCCTGGAGAAGAATATTGAGAGGCTGGGCAATGAACTAGCTGTCTTGCGCCTCCGACGGTGTGCACTTCAATCCTGAAGTGTCCCTTTTAtctcctcgttaaaaacctcctcgagaaaatcctaatgggacaaaactcaagtgagggaaaaaagtaCGACTTTGGGGATGCTTCatcttttaaaagttgaagtacttgaggtgtgtaatatTATAGTTGTTTGTTAGtttctttccttccattgtttctagttggaatgacccTTTGTTCGTTGTTGCTGTGATTTTGTATGAGCCGTCCCAATTTGTTCTTAGTTTGCCTTCCCATGGGTCTTTACTTGCTTGTGTTATAGCTTTAAGCACATAGTCCCCGACTTGAGTGGGTTGATCTTTGCCTTTTTGCTGTAATAGCGTTCTGCTTGTTGCTTTTGGTCGACTATTAttatgtaggccatatctcttcgttcttCGACTTCATCGAGCTCCTACCTTCTATTGTCATCGCTCCTAGGTCCGCTTTCGTGGGAGTATCTTAGGCTGGGCTCCTCGACCTCGACTGATATTACTACATCAGTCACATAGACTAATGAGCATGGCGTCTCTCCTGCGCTCGTCTTTGGCGTTGTTCCGTAGGCCCAGAGTGCTTCTGGTAATATTTTCGGCCATAGCCCTTTGGTGTCTTCGtgttttttcttcatgatgttcagtatcgacttgttggaggactccgCTTGTCCGTTGCCCATAGAGTGATATGgcgttgagagtattcttttgatatgccattttTCAAATAATTCAACGACCTTTTTTCCTGCAAATTGTGGTCCGTTATCGCAGCTAATCTCTTTGGGGAgaccgaaccggcatatgatgtttTTCAATATGAAGGCGATAACTTCATGTTCGCGTATTTGGGAGAATGCTCCTTCTTCTACCCACTTAGAGatatagtcagttaaaatcaaaagaaatcgtATGTTGCCTCTCCCTGCTGGGAGagggcccacgatgtccattcctcatttgatgaacggccaaggggaggtgactgagtggaggtgttcgcctgcttggtgaatcattggggcatacTTTTGACATTGCTCGCACTTTTTCACAAAATCAACGGCCTCTTTTTTAAtggtgggccagtaatatcctgcccgtatgaggcatctgaccaaagCTCGATTGTCGGAGTGAGCTCTGCGATGGCCTTCGTGGATTCTTCAAGGACTCCCCACATTTGATTTGGGCCTAAGCATTTCGCTCGAGGGCCGCCATACGTCCTCTTGTACAAGTCGTTATGGATGATGTTCTACCTGGCTGCttgcattcgcagtttcttggccTCTATTTTATCATCTGGAAGTACACCATCCTGCAAATATGTAACAATAcagttgcgccagtcccaagtcaggTTTATGGTTCGTACCACGATTTGATCTATCGATGAGTTGAGGATGTGGACCACATTTCTTTCTCCGATTGTAATGTTTTTGGTGGTGCGAGGTCGTCTGCCTCGGTGTTCTGTGCTCGGGGGATCTGGTTGAGTTGACATTCGCTAAACTCGGCCAGTAGGTTACAGATCTCGGTCTGGTATTTCTGTAACCTTTGTTCTTTGATCTGGAAAGTCCATGTGGCTTGGTTGACAAAGAGTTGGGAATCATGACATAGTCTTAACTGTTTCACCTCGTATTTGAGTGCTACCATTAACCTGCAATTACGGCGTCATACTCGACCTCGTTAttagtcatgtccgggcaccttatggactggagAATCACTTTGTCGGTCCgaacttcgagtacgagtcccaatCCGGACCCTGACATGTTAGATGCGCCATCAGTGTACATGACATAGAGGTACCGTATTTGGGGAGAAGCGTGGGCggcttccttttcgacttcgagCATTATTCTTGCGCTAAAGTTGGCGACGATATCAGAAAGGACTTGTGACTTTATCGTAGTTCACTCGGGAAAAGTCATGACTACCGAGATGGAGTGGATACTGGAAGTATGATCCAAGCTTTCGTGAGGCTACGACCAAAGCCGTGGCTAATTTTTCGAGGTGAGGGTACCTTGTCTCGGCATCGattagtgttttgctaatgtaataaatgggagaCTGCATACCTTTATTTTCTCGAACTAGGACCGCGCTCACAGCTACTTCCGATACAGCAAGGTAGACGAGGAGGCGTTCCCCTGACTCCGATTTTGAAAGTAATGATGGCGACGATAAGTAAGCCTTCAATTCCTTCAGGCTTGGGTGCACTCAGAGTCCATTGGAGGTCGTTATCCTTTTTGAGTACGTCAAAGAATTTGTGGCACCTATCAGATGATCGTGAAATGAACCTCGAAAGGGCGGCGATACAACCAGTCAACCTTTGAACCtattttttggtggtcaagtgctcTGGTATACCTTCAGTGGCTTTGATTTGGTCGGGGTTGACCTCGATACCTCGTTGTGACACTAGGAAGcccaagaattttcctgaggCCACACCGAACGCTCACTTTTTGGGGTTTAGTTTCATCTCGTATTGCCtgagtatgtcgaaggtttctctcaagtggtcgatgtgatcttcttttcttttggatTTGACCAGCATGTTGTCTATGTAGACTTCCACTATTTTaccgagttggtctttgaacatcctcGTCACTAGCCTTTGGTAAGTTTCCCCTGCATTTTTCAGCCGGAAGGGCATGACCCTATAGCAGTACGTCCCTTGATGGGGTAAAGAAAGTGGGTTTATCCTTATCCTTATCTTCCATGAGGTTTTGGTTATAGCCTGAGTAGGCGTCCAAGAAGCTCAGTAGTTCATGCCCGGCcattgcgtcgatgagttggtcgatgtgaGGTAAGGGGAACGAATTTTTGGGGAATGCCTTGTTCAAATAAGTGAATTCTACGCACATACTCCATTTcccgttcttctttttcaccatgactacATTGGCCACCCATTGGGGATATTACGAAGTTGAACTTACGTCTAACCTGCATGACCGGAGGATGGGATGGGTCGACGTTCAACTTTTGCATGGCAATTTCCTTTGGGATACTTAGCATATCTGTATGGCTAAAAGCAAAAAAGCACGTGTGAGTAGTTAAGAATTGACGAAATTTACCTGGTTCTTGAAGCTTGCAGCCGATGTAAGCCTTCTTGGTGTGGTCGTTGCCATCTAATTGAACTTGGGATCTAGGTCTTCTATGGTCGATTCCGCGGCTTCAACCGCGTCGGGGTATTTGATGACGTCCTCGTTTGACCTCGAtcctgttgattgctatgcctctttttctttgtccttcgcTTGTTGAGTGACCGTACAGTCTAGAGCGATGCGGTAGTATTCCCGGGATGTGCGTTGTCCCCCTCGTatactgaatattccccatggagttgggaatttgacgacttggtacaagctggaggggatCGCTCTCAtagtgtgtatccatggtcgccctattatgcTGTTGTATGTTGTGTCttggtccatgatatggaatgtgGTTTCTAGAGTGACTCCACTGGctaggacggggagtgtgatctcgcctaatgttcgctcaactgcattgttaaaacctgttagcgtgatgcagcggggcactatcttatcctcgagtttcatttgtgaaAGTACTCGAGGGTGGATAATGCACGCGTATCTTCCATCGTCTACCATAATGTATctcacatcggtatctaaaattcgtaaggtgataacaagggcatcatagtAAGGGAAAGTCAAACCGTTGGTATccgacttatcgaagatgatactttcttcgagttcttCATACCATTCATGGGTGATTGGcagtttgagcttgtgggttgtggtgaatTTCACACTATTGATAGAGGCATCGTCGCTGCGGCtaatgatcatgtggatggtacGGGTTGGCGAGGGCGGTTTCGGTGGTTCTTGATGTTGTTCAGGTCCTTTGGAAAAATTGGTCCTTCCTCGATCGCTCAGTAACTCTTTGAGGTGTCCATGTCGTAGCATGTTTACGACCTCATGTCTTGGAGCGATGCAATCCTCGGTTTTGTATCCTTGCTCTTGGTGGAATTTGCACAGGGCATCTGATTTTCTGGTATTCGGGTCtaacctcatcttttgtggccacttcaccttaggtccgagcttctccaaggcgtagactatttctgtaggtgacacacaaaaattgtgaacGGATAATAAGAGGGGCATACCTCTTTTGTTCCGGTGAGTCCATGTTCTTGATCGGGGTGGGCCCTCTTCGTGTCGGGAAGAGGATGCAATGACGGTTCTGATATATGGTAGATGCCGCTTCTGGTTGGTTCGTGGAGCTGCGAGGTCCCTCCTAATATCATTTCTTTAACTTTTCTGGATTCGGCTCGTACTGAGGTCAGTCGATGGGTCGGCCCATTGAGGTCAACTTCGTCTGCTTAGACTTCAGCACAATACGCATTGTGTATCTCATCCCAAGTCGTTGGGGGGTACttcataagccgacttaataaCTTTTTGGTTGCCCTCGAACCATTTCTGCTCAGCCCTTTCTGGAAATTTGCGA
Protein-coding sequences here:
- the LOC117281541 gene encoding probable receptor-like protein kinase At3g17420; translated protein: MGSLSTLVMMDIGANNLNGKIHIEFGNLVNMKEIYLGSKKISGFDLECEVLRHRNLVKVISSCANLDYKALVLEYMPNRNLDALLYSHNKFLDLIQRLKVMIGVAFAMEYLHEGHSFVVVHCDLKPGNILWDEEDMVARVSDFGISKLMTTDKMIAQTKTLGTIGYIISSPFYLC